From the Purpureocillium takamizusanense chromosome 6, complete sequence genome, one window contains:
- a CDS encoding uncharacterized protein (EggNog:ENOG503NWXS~COG:H): protein MASADIIFYRYERSPYARRVEWYLALRGIPYRECLQPLVMPRPDLARLGIAYRRIPVLAIGRDVYLDTRLQLRKLEELDDTAAPKLGADTPEAMALERLLSLLTTDGGTTFSGMTSVLPTDMPLLQDEAFLRDRADFLGFELRPGTMRQARPEALREMAGVFALLETTLLADGRDWVLGTARAGLADIEAIWRLHWIANIPGALPERFFSAAVYPKVYAWMGRFDEAVAAARAAQQQKSRVVSGDQAARAILSSALHDEGLLDVDAEDHTVAAEGLARGDLVTVWPTDTGASGRDRGRLVAMNKDEVVFETEAEEDGGSGGNRTVRVHAPRHGFKVKKGDVGALLT from the exons ATGGCGAGCGCCGATATTATTTTTTATCGCTACGAGAGGTCGCCCTACGCGCGAAGGGTGGAATGGTATCTGGCCCTCAGGGGCATCCCGTACAGAGAATGT CTTCAGCCCTTGGTTATGCCGCGACCGGACCTCGCGCGTCTGGGCATCGCATACCGGCGCATCCCCGTGCTGGCAATCGGCCGTGACGTGTACCTGGACACGCGGCTGCAGCTTCgcaagctggaggagctcgacgacacggcggcgccgaagctcGGCGCGGACACGCCCGAGGCCATGGCACTGGAGAGGCTGCTGTCACtgctgacgacggacggcggcacgACGTTCAGCGGCATGACGTCGGTGCTGCCCACCGAcatgccgctgctgcaggacgagGCCTTTTTGCGGGACAGGGCGGACTTTCTCGGCTTCGAGCTCAGGCCCGGGACGATGCGGCAGGCTCGGCCAGAGGCGCTGCGGGAGATGGCGGGCGTTTTTGCGCTGCTGGAGACGACGTTGCTCGCGGACGGGAGGGACTGGGTCCTgggcacggcgcgggcgggcctgGCGGACATTGAGGCCATCTGGCGGCTGCACTGGATCGCCAATATACCGGGGGCGCTGCCGGAGAGGTTCTTTTCGGCGGCGGTGTATCCCAAGGTATACGCCTGGATGGGGCgcttcgacgaggcggtcgcggcggcgcgggcagcgcagcagcagaagtCGCGCGTGGTATCGGGCGAccaggcggcgagggcgatcCTATCCTCGGCGCTGCACGACGAGGGTttgctcgacgtcgatgcgGAGGACCAcaccgtcgcggcggagggACTCGCGCGAGGCGACCTGGTGACGGTGTGGCCGACGGACACGGGCGCGTCGGGCAGAGACCGCGGAAGGTTGGTAGCGATGAACAAGGACGAGGTCGTGTTTGAGACGGAGGCagaggaggatggcggcagtggcggcaaCAGGACGGTGAGGGTACACGCCCCGAGGCATGGGTTCAAGGTGAAGAAGGGGGACGTTGGCGCACTGCTAACTTAG
- a CDS encoding uncharacterized protein (EggNog:ENOG503NYHW~COG:S) has protein sequence MAGEGKTFIVEHLDPELGPWSELEYAAIASETRDSNGRFILSSLPPAFRVPEALSGNAAFTAERRGVEELYAANKSRVCLLDPAAAKDLAPEDGETFDAFLFGGILGDDPPRDRTSELRKKGFEGRRLGPKQMTTDTAVRVTRMVVQDGIPLDKVPHVDFPELKFNEHESTEMPFRYVVDESGNPIMPQVSPSGVQIGLAAACANRLLGYDRVDTKGCRQGSKRPVLAHCFEC, from the exons atggcgggcgagggcaaaaccttcatcgtcgagcacctcgaccCGGAGCTGGGCCCCTGGTCAGAACTTGAGTATGCCGCCATCGCGAGCGAGACGCGCGACTCGAACGGACGTTTCATCCTATCaagcctgccgcccgcgttcCGAGTTCCTGAGGCGCTGTCTGGGAACGCGGCTTTTACCgccgagcggcgcggcgtcgaggaactcTACGCCGCCAACAAGTCGCGAGTCTGCCTCCTGGACCCGGCTGCGGCCAAGGACCTTGCGCCAGAGGATGGCGAGACTTTTGATGCCTTCTTATTTGGTGGGATTTTGG GCGATGACCCCCCGCGAG ACCGAACTTCGGAGCTGAGGAAGAAGGGATTCGAGGGTCGCAGGCTGGGCCCCAAGCAAATGACCACAGACACAGCAGTGAGGGTGACGCGTATGGTCGTGCAAGACGGGA TTCCACTTGACAAGGTACCACATGTCGATTTTCCCGAGCTCAAGTTCAACGAGCACGAGAGTACGGAAATGCCGTTTCGCTACGTCGTGGACGAGAGCGGCAACCCAATCATGCCACAGGTCAGTCCCAGCGGCGTGCAgatcggcctcgccgccgcttgtGCTAACCGCTTGTTAGGGTATGATAGAGTTGATACAAAAGGATGCAGACAAGGCAGTAAACGACCTGTTCTAGCTCATTGTTTCGAATGCTGA
- the KEX1 gene encoding Carboxypeptidase D (EggNog:ENOG503NVHT~BUSCO:EOG092623WR~COG:E~COG:O~TransMembrane:1 (n17-28c36/37o521-538i)~MEROPS:MER0000413~SECRETED:SignalP(1-30~SECRETED:cutsite=AIA-GS~SECRETED:prob=0.4613)), translating to MAWLSCLSRPPGQRWPAVLLLALWTTAAIAGSKSAADYYVRDLPGVPKDSAPIKMHAGHIEVTPEHNGNLFFWHFQNKHIANRQRTVIWVNGGPGCSSEDGALMEIGPYRVKNRDTLALNNGSWNEFANLLFVDNPVGTGFSYVDTDSYIHELDTMADQFVRFLEEFFNIFPEYDRDDIYIAGESYAGQHIPYIAKGILDRNKKKPNDQWNLKGLLIGNGWISPNDQYPAYIKFALEKGILKKGDDNTKRLQDMQNNCDRLRANNPDHVDYSECESILSTMLKLTKSGNGDDACWNMYDVRLKDSYPSCGMNWPPDLSSVTPYLRRTDVTRALHVNSQRNTGWQECSGAVTAAFKTQKSRPSIELLPNLMKEVPVLLFSGSEDLICNHYGTEELIDNMEWNDGKGFEVTPGNWAPRRNWTFEGKDAGFWQEARNLTYVLFRDASHMVPFDYPRRSRDMLDRFMGVDISSIGGEPTDSRIDGEKGPETTVGGASNHTQSAEKEAKKKINDAKWAAYQRSGEVVLIIVVIAAGAWGFFIWRQRRKGAAYSALSGEDNNSRGSSRMPAMRRRHGRGDLEAAAFDETRLDNLRVESPVAHDGSKYSIGDDSDEEEADSKRFNGETKGHNTGASGNTVSKP from the exons ATGGCCTGGCTGTCCTGCTTGTCGCGACCGCCTGGCCAACGCTGGCCAGCGGTGCTACTTCTGGCTCTCTGGACTACCGCTGCAATAGCAGGGAGCAAGTCGGCTGCCGATTACTATGTCCGCGACCTGCCCGGCGTACCCAAGGACTCTGCTCCGATCAAGATGCATGCTGG ACACATTGAAGTAACGCCCGAGCATAACGGAAACCTTTTCTTCTGGCACTTCCAGAACAAGCACATTGCAAACCGACAGCGGACTGTAATTTGGGTAAACGGAGGCCCCGGCTGCAGCTCCGAAGATGGTGCCTTGATGGAGATTGGGCCGTACCGAGTCAAGAACAGGGACACACTCGCTTTGAACAATGGGTCGTGGAACGAGTTTGCCAACTTGCTTTTCGTCGACAACCCTGTGGGTACGGGATTCAGCTACGTCGACACGGACAGCTACATCCACGAGCTGGACACGATGGCGGACCAGTTTGTCCGATTTCTCGAGGAGTTCTTCAATATATTCCCTGAATACGATCGAGATGAC ATTTACATCGCCGGAGAATCATACGCCGGCCAGCACATTCCTTATATTGCCAAGGGTATATTGGATcgcaacaagaagaagccaaACGATCAATGGAACCTGAAGGGCCTCCTGATCGGCAATGGCTGGATCTCTCCCAACGATCAGTACCCAGCTTATATCAAGTTTGCCCTTGAAAAGGGCATTTTGAAGAaaggcgacgacaacacTAAACGGCTTCAGGATATGCAAAACAACTGTGACCGGCTTCGAGCCAACAACCCTGATCACGTCGACTACTCGGAATGTGAGAGCATCTTGTCGACGATGCTGAAGCTTACCAAGTCCGGAAACGGAGACGATGCCTGCTGGAATATGTACGATGTGCGCCTCAAGGACTCGTACCCTAGTTGTGGCATGAACTGGCCCCCGGACCTGTCCAGCGTGACGCCATATCTGAGACGCACTGACGTTACCAGGGCCCTGCATGTCAACAGCCAGAGGAACACTGGCTGGCAGGAGTGCAGTGGTGCGGTGACCGCGGCGTTCAAGACCCAGAAATCTCGCCCGTCGATTGAGCTGCTTCCTAACCTGATGAAGGAGGTACCAGTACTTCTCTTCTCGGGATCAGAGGACCTTATTTGCAACCACTACGGCACTGAAGAGCTGATCGATAACATGGAGTGGAATGACGGGAAGGGCTTCGAAGTGACGCCCGGAAATTGGGCCCCTCGGCGCAACTGGACATTCGAGGGCAAGGATGCTGGCTTTTGGCAAGAAGCTCGCAACCTGACCTATGTACTCTTCCGTGACGCGTCACACATGGTCCCTTTTGACTACCCTCGTCGGTCTCGCGACATGCTGGATAGGTTCATGGGCGTGGATATTAGCAGCATTGGCGGTGAGCCCACGGACAGCCGCATCGATGGCGAGAAGGGCCCCGAGACAACTGTCGGTGGCGCATCAAACCACACTCAGAGCGCAGAGAAAGAGGCAAAGAAGAAGATCAATGATGCAAAGTGGGCTGCGTATCAGCGATCTGGAGAGGTAGTGTTGATCATTGTTGTGATCGCGGCTGGCGCCTGGGGCTTCTTCAtttggcggcagcgccgcaaGGGTGCCGCCTATAGTGCTCTCAGCGGAGAGGATAACAACAGCCGCGGAAGCTCCCGTATGCCCGCTATGCGCCGCAGgcacggccgtggcgacctcgaggccgccgcaTTCGACGAGACGCGTCTCGACAATCTGCGCGTGGAGAGCCCCGTAGCACACGACGGAAGCAAGTACAGCATTGGTGATGACagtgacgaggaagaggcggatAGCAAGCGTTTCAACGGTGAGACGAAAGGACACAACACTGGAGCCAGCGGGAATACTGTCAGCAAGCCTTAA
- the emi5 gene encoding Succinate dehydrogenase assembly factor 2 mitochondrial (COG:S~EggNog:ENOG503NYI5), translating into MAFSIRPLARRCVARACTSSSSAPAMRAPAVAIATAATTTTTTRSSLIRLYSASSSPAAGDELGVGELQGAKFRIEPLRRTGEDAETKRARLLYQSRKRGTLESDLLLSTFAAKHLPSMTPEQLTQYDLLLDENDWDIYYWATQREPSEGYTSTNPADAPVGSSSSLSSSSSPSAAGTTATTTTSPASSSIDVAGQAADDAFVRQTPPKGEWAQTVGNFKPAYRPVPTRWRGSEILALLREHVQLRSVDGKEGTGMAFMPALEESK; encoded by the exons ATGGCCTTTTCCATTCGccccctcgcgcgccgtTGCGTTGCCCGCGCgtgcacctcctcctcgagcgcacCGGCCATGCGCgctcccgccgtcgccatcgccaccgccgccaccaccaccactaccacgAGGTCGTCCCTCATCCGCCTCTACAGCGCGTCAtcctcccccgcggcgggcgacgagctcggcgtaggcgagctgcagggcgCAAAGTTTCGCATTGAGCCGTTACGGCGCACCGGCGAGGACGCTGAGACGAAGCGCGCTCGCCTCCTCT ACCAGTCACGCAAACGAGGGACTCTCGAGTCTGACCTCCTGCTCTCCACCTTCGCCGCCAAGCACCTCCCCTCCATGACCCCGGAGCAGCTCACGCAGTACGACTTGCTACTCGACGAGAACGACTGGGACATATACTACTGGGCGACGCAGCGCGAGCCCTCCGAGGGGTACACGTCGACGAACCCTGCCGATGCCCCCGtcggctcgtcatcgtctctctcttcatcttcttccccttccgCCGctggcaccaccgccaccaccaccacatcaccagcatcgtcgtcgatcgacgtcgccggccaggctgccgacgacgccttcGTGCGCCAGACGCCCCCTAAGGGCGAGTGGGCCCAGACCGTCGGCAACTTCAAGCCCGCGTACCGCCCCGTGCCTACGCGCTGGCGCGGCAGCGagatcctcgccctcctgcgCGAGCACGTACAGctgcgcagcgtcgacggcaaggagggcACCGGCATGGCCTTTATGCCTGCCCTCGAGGAGTCCAAGTGA
- a CDS encoding uncharacterized protein (EggNog:ENOG503NYHW~COG:S): MAGEGKTFIVEHLDPELGPWSELEYAAIASETRDSNGRFILSSLPPAFRVPEALSGNAAFTAERRGVEELYAANKSRVCLLDPAAAKDLAPEDGETFDAFLFGGILGDDPPRDRTSELRKKGFEGRRLGPKQMTTDTAVRVTRMVVQDGSESIPYKAVALSWRPFADLASST, encoded by the exons atggcgggcgagggcaaaaccttcatcgtcgagcacctcgaccCGGAGCTGGGCCCCTGGTCAGAACTTGAGTATGCCGCCATCGCGAGCGAGACGCGCGACTCGAACGGACGTTTCATCCTATCaagcctgccgcccgcgttcCGAGTTCCTGAGGCGCTGTCTGGGAACGCGGCTTTTACCgccgagcggcgcggcgtcgaggaactcTACGCCGCCAACAAGTCGCGAGTCTGCCTCCTGGACCCGGCTGCGGCCAAGGACCTTGCGCCAGAGGATGGCGAGACTTTTGATGCCTTCTTATTTGGTGGGATTTTGG GCGATGACCCCCCGCGAG ACCGAACTTCGGAGCTGAGGAAGAAGGGATTCGAGGGTCGCAGGCTGGGCCCCAAGCAAATGACCACAGACACAGCAGTGAGGGTGACGCGTATGGTCGTGCAAGACGGGAGTGAGTCCATCCCATATAAGGCGGTTGCCTTGTCATGGCGCCCCTTTGCTGACCTGGCCAGTTCCACTTGA
- the ERV25 gene encoding vesicle coat component (TransMembrane:1 (n9-19c24/25o191-211i)~SECRETED:SignalP(1-24~SECRETED:cutsite=ASA-LK~SECRETED:prob=0.8330)~COG:U~EggNog:ENOG503P0AD), whose protein sequence is MALLRSSPLQWLCGLLLLTSAASALKFELPSHSGAENHKKERCIRNFVGQETLVVVTATVDGYKGDGMTVNIHIRDALGNDYAKAKDVVGESRSVFTSHADAAFDVCFENIQTGTRRPNPSWRHVELDIDIGADAKDWSAIQATEKLKPVEADLRRIEELTAEIVREMDYLRTREQKLRDTNESTNTRVKWFGIGTTWLLIGLWAWQIMYLRAYFRSKHLI, encoded by the exons ATGGCATTGCTACGCTCATCTCCCCTGCAATGGCTctgcggcctgctgctgcttaccagcgccgccagcgccctcaAGTTCGAGCTGCCGTCGCACTCCGGCGCCGAGAATCACAAGAAGGAGCGCTGCATCCGCAACTTTGTCGGCCAGGAGACGCTCGTTGTGGTGACGGCTACGGTCGACGGCTACAAGGGCGATGGCATGACGGTCAACATTCAC ATTCGCGATGCGCTGGGCAACGACTACGCCAAGGCAaaggatgtcgtcggcgagtcGAGGTCCGTCTTTACGTCTCACGCTGACGCGGCGTTTGACGTGTGCTTTGAGAACATTCAGACCGGCA ctcgccgccccaaCCCGTCCTGGCGCCACGTCGAGCTGGACATTGACAttggcgccgacgccaaggacTGGTCAGCCATCCAGGCAACGGAGAAGctcaagcccgtcgaggcGGACCTGCGCCGGATTGAGGAGCTTACGGCCGAGATTGTGCGCGAGATGGATTACTTGCGCACGCGCGAGCAGAAGCTGCGCGACACCAACGAGAGCACCAACACGCGTGTCAAGTGGTTCGGCATCGGCACCACTTGGCTGCTCATCGGCCTCTGGGCCTGGCAGATCATGTACCTGCGCGCCTACTTCCGCTCCAAGCACCTCATCTAA
- a CDS encoding uncharacterized protein (COG:S~EggNog:ENOG503NZ1D) — protein MTTLVATRQALELLSMSDQQKRRTSKRLAAAADYEQDDDFQFVRKSKRPKTEEEKEPPKKTGRGRASAKDKAARELSAISESPKALPSVAAATTTTTTTGTRKSSRRKQNVDAPEEPQQQPQKRATRQSKRLSGDSNVEEPKANGASRKQGRGKGRPPRVVLEEEPEEEVDEVAASPPTPPAPVESTKIALPMSDTPIINRNKDMRKKGNSNRRSSLGSRGRRASSLIESGQSAIPHREVDPAEFYKHIEADLVEPRRMKQLLMWCGERALSAKPPLGTPNSDAILGARAIQDQILRDFASRSEFSDWFSRDDAEPRAKVVLKPNPRNIEMDEKLASLQEKIDRLRREKEAWLLMKKLPPEQPPLFSADEPDQIVLPDFDLLDEDDGKLRGQLADEANSSAALRSRTELRLKKIQSSLEFQIDQFADNVHKLEQRVQVAGKEADRVLKLSAVRLREREQREKTSAGTRDMPIMEVLRSLGQILPEGNGG, from the exons ATGACGACTCTCGTGGCGACTCGACAGGCGCTGGAACTTCTTAGCATGAGCGACCAGCAGAAGCGCCGAACAAGCAAGCGGCTTGCAG CTGCGGCCGATTATGAGCAGGATGACGACTTTCAGTTTGTTCGCAAGTCAAAACGCCCgaagacggaggaggagaaggaacCGCCGAAGAAGACAGGAAGAGGCCGCGCGTCGGCCAAGGATAAGGCTGCCCGGGAATTGAGCGCCATATCGGAATCACCCAAAGCACTTCCGTcggtagcggcggcgacaacgaccacAACCACAACGGGGACGAGAAAATCATCGCGGAGGAAGCAGAACGTCGATGCGCCAGAGGAGCCCCAGCAGCAACCACAGAAGAGGGCAACGCGCCAGAGCAAACGATTATCAGGCGATAGCAATGTTGAGGAGCCCAAAGCAAACGGCGCATCGCGCAAGCAAGGCCGTGGCAAGGGCAGACCACCGCGTGTGGTGTTGGAGGAAGAGCCTGAGGAGGAAGTGGACGAGGtagcagcatcgccgccgacaccgcccgCACCCGTCGAATCCACCAAGATTGCGCTCCCGATGAGCGACACGCCAATCATCAACCGCAACAAGGACATGCGCAAGAAGGGCAACTCGAACCGAAGAAGCAGCCTAGGGTCGCGTGGACGGAGGGCGAGCTCGCTGATAGAGAGTGGGCAGTCGGCGATACCGCACCGCGAGGTTGACCCGGCAGAATTCTACAAGCACATCGAAGCCGACCTGGTAGAGCCGCGGAGGATGAAGCAGCTGCTAATGTGGTgcggcgagcgcgccctGTCGGCGAAACCGCCCTTGGGCACACCGAATTCGGATGCGATACTGGGAG CTCGTGCGATTCAGGACCAGATACTTAGGGACTTTGCGTCCCGTTCGGAGTTTTCGGATTGGTTCAGTAGAGACGATGCTGAGCCAAGGGCAAAGGTGGTGCTCAAGCCGAACCCACGAAATATTGAGATGGATGAGAAGCTCGCGTCGCTACAAGAGAAGATTGACAG GTTAcggagagagaaagaggcgTGGCTATTAATGAAGAAGCTCCCTCCGGAACAGCCGCCGCTATTCAGCGCCGATGAGCCCGACCAGATCGTCCTCCCAGACTTTGATCTGttggacgaggacgacggaaAGCTACGgggccagctcgccgacgaagcAAACTCGTCCGCGGCACTACGCTCAAGAACAGAATTGAGATTGAAAAAGATTCAGTCGTCATTGGAGTTCCAGATCGATCAGTTTGCGGATAACGTGCACAAGCTGGAGCAACGAGTACAGGTCGCCGGCAAGGAAGCGGATAGGGTTCTGAAGCTCAGCGCGGTACGGCTGCGTGAACGCGAGCAGCGGGAGAAGACAAGTGCCGGGACGAGAGACATGCCCATCATGGAAGTCCTCCGGAGCCTGGGTCAGATACTACCCGAAGGCAACGGGGGGTGA
- the SKO1 gene encoding Transcription factor (COG:K~EggNog:ENOG503NVG8), which produces MGTSPKNASARGQSKSPKQPNNTPPGTDSAADSKADTTRKPDGSSNAEAAKPLAPPPRPGQQQQQQSNDTPDYFSTQVGGSLSLEPNPFEQSFGGGGPETPGGTKLPSVAHLTSPSSLLPGSNATPFNWGGGSLRTGPLSPAMLSGPANDYFSDTHHLRGGFPTPNESSLRSGLTPGGSGSMFPAPSPNSQALFAQLASGGATPSTLDFHRTALSAAAKREQSNGSQQQQQQQQQQQQQQQQQQQQQQQPAKTSQPQEMPNGTTPIKTEAKAPGPFDPHDNDAANGLFMLAQGAQGRSGAANTNQFTATSAPGHAHTTAAPAPQVQEGNAASVRGASEGSMMSEEPEPAKPSARGKGKKNNPTTTNGRRKADEPPAKAPPNKKAKGNAGAYNDSIEPSDDDEDDEDKFKTDENGTKTKMTDEEKRKNFLERNRVAALKCRQRKKQWLANLQTKVEMFSSENDALTTQITQLREEVVNLKTLLLAHKDCPVTQQQGLHGAFMSQVVEPFNAQMNPYGMAGPMPNQQQVMAGQGVDRRFS; this is translated from the exons ATGGGGACTTCTCCCAAGAACGCCTCCGCACGAGGCCAGTCGAAGTCCCCCAAACAACCCAACAACACTCCCCCAGGCACAG ATTCCGCAGCGGACTCGAAAGCCGACACCACACGCAAGCCAGACGGCTCGTCCAATGCCGAAGCGGCCAagcccctcgcccccccccctcgtccaggtcaacaacagcagcagcaatcgAACGATACCCCGGACTATTTCTCGACGCAGGTCGGAGGGTCGCTCAGTCTGGAGCCCAATCCTTTCGAGCAGTCCTTTGGGGGTGGAGGGCCAGAGACGCCAGGAGGAACCAAGCTACCTTCGGTCGCCCACCTGAcatcgccatcctcgctCCTTCCCGGCAGCAACGCGACGCCCTTCAACTGGGGCGGAGGCTCTCTGCGCACGGGTCCGTTGAGCCCGGCCATGCTGTCGGGACCAGCCAACGACTACTTCAGCGATACGCACCATCTACGCGGCGGCTTCCCAACACCCAACGAGTCCTCGTTGCGATCGGGTCTTACACCGGGCGGCAGTGGGTCCATGTTCCCTGCCCCCAGCCCAAATTCTCAAGCTCTCTTTGCTCAACTGGCAAGTGGCGGCGCAACACCAAGCACGCTCGACTTTCACCGCACTGCCCTCAGCGCGGCCGCCAAGCGTGAGCAAAGCAACggctcgcagcagcagcagcagcagcaacaacaacaacaacaacaacaacagcaacagcaacagcaacagcaacagcccgcAAAGACGTCACAACCTCAAGAGATGCCCAACGGTACGACCCCGATTAAGACGGAGGCCAAGGCTCCCGGGCCCTTTGATCCACACGACAATGATGCTGCCAACGGCCTCTTCATGCTCGCACAGGGCGCGCAAGGTCGCAGTGGCGCTGCGAACACCAACCAGTTCACAGCGACGTCAGCCCCTGGTCACGCTCACACcacagcggcgccagcgcctcagGTGCAGGAAGGAAATGCCGCCTCGGTCCGCGGTGCCAGCGAGGGCAGCATGATGTCGGAAGAACCCGAGCCGGCGAAGCCTAGCGCACggggcaagggcaagaagaacaacccaacaacaacaaatGGCCGAAGGAAAGCGGACGAGCCCCCCgccaaggcgccgccgaaCAAGAAAGCCAAGGGTAACGCCGGGGCGTACAATGACAGCATTGAGCCAtcggacgatgacgaagatgacgaagACAAGTTCAAGACTGATGAAAATGGCACCAAGACCAAGATGACGGACGAAGAAAAGCGAAAGAACTTCCTGGAGAGAAATCG TGTTGCCGCACTCAAGTGTCGCCAACGGAAGAAGCAATGGTTGGCGAATCTTCAAACCAAGGTCGAAATGTTCAGCTCTGAAAATGACGCCCTCACAACACAAATCACGCAGCTGCGAGAAGAAGTCGTCAACCTCAAAACTCTCCTCCTTGCCCATAAAGACTGCCCCGTCACCCAACAGCAGGGTCTGCATGGTGCCTTCATGTCACAGGTGGTCGAGCCATTCAACGCGCAGATGAACCCGTATGGCATGGCTGGCCCGATGCCTaaccagcagcaggtgaTGGCTGGCCAGGGGGTCGACCGCCGATTCTCTTAG
- a CDS encoding uncharacterized protein (COG:A~EggNog:ENOG503P0B7), with product MSGWGSQAADSGGWGTAPAASDAWSGNHATADDSWGAGPSADRTTRGNASICSGPGKASEEKQTVDLSTGTTEATTIADGPGDTTEAHAEAEAKCFNCGRKGHRVAECPEPRNMTCRYCKQDGHMVRDCPDKPPMVCSNCGQEGHLRNNCENARKVNRNQVADVSPDEAWAKIEKAAIERDVDDAKEAVQEYVKAVGGAITYRELQEDLLNKGVNLFLIGTERSLVTVFTNMDLQGNMGKKYSISYRFTDKPDRPREAESFPKSHEELLARLDDAGEIVNSGRSKCHNCGELGHVAKFCTQERTERPDQPKISCSNCNEEGHRLRDCPQPRVDKSACRNCGKSGHRAADCEEPPNLDNVECRKCHEMGHFSKDCPQAGPRGCRNCGSEEHMARDCDQPRNMDLVTCRNCEKQGHMSRDCPEPKDCKLA from the exons ATGTCTGGCTGGGGAAGTCAAGCTGCAGACTCTGGCGGCTGGGGCACTGCTCCTGCTGCGAGCGATGCCTGGAGCGGCAACCATGCCACGGCTGATGATTCTTGGGGTGCTGGACCGAGCGCCGACCGCACGACGCGCGGAAATGCTAGCATCTGTAGTGGCCCAGGAAAAGCTTCTGAGGAGAAACAGACTGTTGATCTTTCCACTGG CACTACGGAGGCCACCACTATTGCCGATGGCCCAGGTGACACTACCGAGGCTCATGCTGAAGCGGAAGCAAAGTGCTTCAACTGTGGCCGGAAAGG TCACCGTGTTGCCGAGTGCCCTGAGCCCCGGAACATGACCTGCCGCTACTGCAAACAGGACGGACACATGGTTCGCGACTGCCCTGACAAGCCACCGATGGTCTGCAGCAACTGTGGCCAAGAAG GACATCTTCGAAACAACTGCGAAAATGCTCGCAAGGTGAATCGGaaccaggtcgccgacgtctcCCCAGATGAGGCCTGGGCCAAGATCGAAAAGGCCGCCATTGAACGAGATGTAGATGACGCCAAGGAAGCCGTTCAGGAGTATGTCAAGGCTGTGGGAGGCGCCATCACCTACAGGGAACTCCAGGAAGACTTGTTGAACAAAGGTGTCAACTTGTTCCTCATCGGCACGGAGAGATCCCTGGTCACCGTCTTCACCAATATGGATCTTCAGGGAAACATGGGAAAGAAGTACAGCATTTCCTATCGCTTCACCGACAAGCCGGACCGGCCCCGCGAGGCAGAGTCATTCCCGAAGAGccacgaggagctgctcgcaCGTCTTGACGATGCTGGAGAGATTGTGAACTCGGGTCGTTCTAAATGCCACAATTGTGGCGAACTTGGTCATGTTGCAAAGTTTTGCACCCAGGAAAGAACGGAAAGGCCGGACCAGCCGAAGATTTCGTGCAGCAACTGCAACGAAGAAGGACATCGCCTCCGTGACT GCCCTCAACCTCGTGTAGACAAGTCTGCCTGTAGAAACTGCGG CAAATCTGGCCATAGGGCCGCCGACTGCGAAGAGCCCCCAAATCTCGACAATGTGGAATGTCGCAAGTGTCATGAAA TGGGACATTTCTCTAAGGACTGCCCGCAGGCTGGTCCCCGCGGATGCCGCAATTGCGGCTCTGAGGAACACATGGCTCGAGATTGCGATCAACCCCGCAACATGGACCTCGTCACCTGCCGCAACTGCGAAAAGCAGGGGCATATGAGCAGGGACTGCCCGGAGCCGAAAGATTGTAAGTTGGCTTGA